From a single Arachis hypogaea cultivar Tifrunner chromosome 3, arahy.Tifrunner.gnm2.J5K5, whole genome shotgun sequence genomic region:
- the LOC112789917 gene encoding probable alpha,alpha-trehalose-phosphate synthase [UDP-forming] 7, producing the protein MMSRSYTNLLDLASGNFPAMGNSFKERRRMPRVMSVPGIVTEVDDDQAVSVSSDNPSTISTDRMIIVANQLPLKAKRREDNQGWNFSWNEDSLLLQLKDGLPEEMEVLYVGSLRVDIDPAEQDDVSQYLLDKFKCVPTFLPSDVLAKFYDGFCKRQLWPLFHYMLPFSTAKSHRFDRSLWEAYVLANKLFFQKVVEIINPEDDFIWVHDYHLMVLPTFIRRRFNRVKLGFFLHSPFPSSEIYRTLPVREEILKALLNSDIIGFHTFDYARHFLSCCSRMLGLEYQSKRGYLGLEYYGRTISIKIMPVGIHMGRIETVMKMADEECKARELKQQFEGKTILLGVDDMDIFKGINLKILAMEQMLKQHPKWQGRAVLVQVVNPARGKGIHLDEIRAEIEESCSRINRMYGRPGYEPIIFIDRSVSVAEKVAYYSLAECVIVTAVRDGMNLTPYEYIACRQGISGNGSCSDITSPKKSMLVISEFIGCSPSLSGAIRVNPWNVEATAEAMNEAISMSDGEKQLRHEKHYRYVSTHDVAYWSRSFLQDMERACADLLRKRCWGIGLSFGFRVVALDPNFRKLSIDAMVSSYKRARSRAILLDYDGTVMPQNSINKSPSNEVISLLDTLCADPRNVVFIVSGRGRNSLSDWFLPCKNLGIAAEHGYFLRWSQSAQWEICGKNMDFGWMQIAEPVMKLYTEATDGSNIETKESALVWQYRDADLGFGSSQAKEMLDHLESVLANEPVAVKSGQFIVEVKPQDVSKGLVAERIFSSMAENGKQADFVLCVGDDRSDEDMFEIISSSISRNILSANSSVFACTVGQKPSKAKYYLDDTTEVISMLESLAEESDSSPDLEEIGDSFQRQVRLSS; encoded by the exons ATGATGTCAAGGTCGTATACAAATCTCTTAGATTTGGCTTCTGGGAATTTCCCGGCAATGGGGAATTCGTTTAAAGAACGGCGGCGGATGCCAAGGGTTATGAGTGTACCTGGGATTGTCACAGAAGTAGATGATGATCAGGCAGTTAGTGTTTCTTCTGATAACCCGTCAACTATTTCTACAGATAGAATGATCATTGTAGCAAATCAGCTACCTTTAAAAGCAAAGCGACGAGAGGACAACCAAGGTTGGAATTTCAGTTGGAATGAGGATTCCTTGCTTTTACAACTCAAGGATGGACTTCCAGAAGAGATGGAGGTTCTTTATGTTGGATCATTGCGTGTTGACATTGACCCAGCTGAGCAGGATGATGTGTCACAGTATTTGTTGGATAAATTCAAATGTGTTCCTACTTTTCTACCCTCTGATGTTTTGGCAAAGTTTTATGATGGCTTCTGTAAAAGGCAGTTATGGCCACTTTTTCATTACATGTTACCATTTTCAACCGCTAAGAGCCACCGTTTTGATCGATCTTTATGGGAAGCCTATGTGCTAGCAAataagctattttttcaaaaggtAGTTGAAATAATAAACCCAGAAGATGATTTTATTTGGGTTCATGATTATCATTTGATGGTGCTGCCAACCTTTATAAGAAGGCGCTTTAACAGGGTTAAACTGGGATTTTTCCTGCATAGTCCCTTTCCTTCATCAGAGATATATAGGACTCTTCCTGTCAGGGAGGAGATACTTAAAGCATTACTCAACTCTGATATCATTGGATTCCACACGTTTGACTATGCTCGTCATTTCCTTTCTTGCTGTAGTCGTATGCTGGGTCTGGAGTATCAGTCAAAGAGGGGATATCTAGGATTGGAATATTATGGAAGGACTATCAGTATTAAGATTATGCCTGTAGGAATTCACATGGGTCGAATTGAAACCGTTATGAAGATGGCAGATGAGGAGTGCAAGGCAAGGGAGCTCAAACAGCAATTTGAAGGGAAAACTATTTTGCTTGGTGTTGATGATATGGACATTTTTAAAGGAATTAATTTGAAGATTTTGGCTATGGAGCAAATGCTCAAACAACACCCCAAATGGCAAGGAAGAGCTGTTCTGGTCCAGGTTGTAAATCCTGCAAGGGGAAAAGGGATACATCTAGATGAGATACGTGCTGAAATAGAAGAAAGCTGCAGCAGGATTAACAGAATGTATGGACGGCCTGGTTATGAaccaattatttttattgatagatCAGTTTCAGTTGCTGAAAAGGTTGCCTATTACAGCCTTGCTGAGTGTGTTATTGTCACAGCTGTGAGAGATGGGATGAATCTAACTCCTTATGAATATATTGCTTGTAGACAGGGAATATCTGGTAATGGTTCATGTTCCGATATTACAAGCCCAAAGAAGAGTATGTTAGTAATATCAGAATTTATTGGGTGTTCTCCATCACTCAGTGGGGCTATACGTGTCAATCCATGGAATGTTGAGGCCACTGCAGAGGCAATGAACGAGGCTATCTCAATGAGTGATGGAGAGAAGCAGTTGCGGCATGAAAAGCACTACCGGTATGTTAGCACACATGATGTAGCATATTGGTCACGTAGTTTCTTGCAGGACATGGAGAGGGCTTGCGCTGACCTTCTAAGAAAAAGATGTTGGGGAATTGGTCTTAGTTTTGGATTTAGAGTTGTAGCACTTGACCCAAATTTTCGTAAGCTCTCAATTGATGCTATGGTTTCATCTTACAAGAGGGCAAGGAGTAGGGCCATTTTGTTGGACTATGATGGTACGGTGATGCCACAGAATTCCATTAATAAGAGTCCAAGCAATGAGGTTATCTCTCTTTTGGACACGCTTTGTGCGGACCCGAGAAATGTAGTTTTCATTGTTAGCGGGAGGGGGAGGAATAGCTTAAGTGATTGGTTCTTACCCTGCAAAAATCTGGGAATTGCCGCAGAACATGGTTACTTTTTGAG ATGGTCGCAAAGTGCACAATGGGAAATTTGTGGTAAGAACATGGACTTTGGATGGATGCAGATTGCTGAACCCGTGATGAAACTCTACACAGAGGCAACTGATGGTTCCAACATTGAAACAAAGGAAAGTGCTTTGGTCTGGCAATACCGGGACGCAGATCTTGGTTTCGGATCTTCTCAAGCTAAGGAAATGTTGGATCATCTAGAAAGTGTTTTAGCCAATGAGCCCGTTGCCGTGAAGAGTGGCCAGTTCATTGTTGAAGTAAAACCCCAG GATGTGAGCAAAGGCTTAGTTGCCGAAAGGATATTTTCATCAATGGCAGAGAATGGCAAACAGGCTGATTTTGTGTTGTGTGTTGGTGATGATAGATCAGATGAAGACATGTTTGAAATAATCAGTAGTTCAATCTCAAGAAATATTCTTTCAGCCAATTCTTCTGTATTTGCCTGCACAGTTGGACAAAAACCAAGCAAAGCTAAGTATTATCTGGATGATACTACTGAAGTAATAAGCATGCTTGAATCTTTGGCAGAAGAATCAGATTCTTCACCCGACTTAGAAGAAATTGGAGATTCTTTTCAAAGGCAAGTGAGATTATCATCCTGA